The Thermasporomyces composti region GCACCATCGGGCCCGGAACCGGGGACCGACGACTCAGGACGCTGGCTCGCGCGAGATGAAGTCCCCGGCGTCGCGCCGGATCGTGGTCAACAGCGCGTGGATCGTCGCGAGACTCTCGTCATCGAGGGGATCGAGGCCGAACCGCATGTCCACGAGCTCCTTGGTGGTCGTGGCGACGACCGCCCGACCCTCCGGCGTCACCTCGGCCAGGACGCCCCGGCCATCCTCCGGATGAGGGAGCCGCCGAACCAGGCCGTCGCGCTCCAGACGTCGAACGATGGAGGTCACGGAGGTGGGGTGGATCTGGAGGCGCTCACCCATCTTGCCCAGGGGCAGCGCGCCGGTGCGAGTGAAGGACAGCAGCACCAGGGCCTCATAGCGCGCGAACGTCAGGTCATGGCGCCGCAGCACCTCGTCGAGCCGACGGAGGACGATCTGCTGCACCCGCATCAACGAGGTGACGGCTCGCATGGGTTCGAGCGCGGCGTCAGGACCGAAGTGGGCCGCCCACTGACGCGCCGCCTCCTCGATCGGGTCGAATGGCAGGGGCCTCCTTCTCGCCATGCACGGGAACGTAACAGGCCACGCCTAGGGTCGACCGTGCGGGCCCGCCACCTGCTCCCTCTGGCTGCTCTCACCGGACCGGCCGCGGGGCAGGCGCGATCGAGGCGGCGAGGCCGCCTTCGACGTCGAGGACATCGGGTCGCCGGTCGGTGTTTCCAGCGAGCGCTCCTGGTGGGCCGAAACCCGGTCGGCCTCAGAAGGCTCGAGAACCGTGCGGTGCGCGGGCGACGCCGGCATCACGCGTCGCCGTACCACGGCCACACCCCATTGGACGACCCCCCACGCGGGGCCACTCAGCCTGCGCACCAAGCGGACCACGCCACTCCACCCGCGATCGATGTCCAGCGAGAGCTGGAGCACCGCGCCACCGATCATCGCGCCGGCGATCAGGTCACTGAACCAGTGCGTGTGCCGGTAGACCGAGATGACGATCATGAGCACGAGGATCAGTCCGACCGCGACGACGAGCGCCCGGCGCACACGGGTGGGCACGTGGCCGTAACGGACCAGGAGCGCGGCCGTCAGGCCGTAGACGAAGACGACGTTGGCGGTGTGGCCTGACGGGAAGAGCACGTTGTCGCCCACGAACAGCTCGGGACCGCCCGTGCGTGGGCTCTCCCGCCCACTGGCTAGCTTCAGCACACCGACGACGAAGTTGAGGAACAAGGTCGCGCCGACGGCGAGCACCAGCGGTCGGATCGTCCCGAGGCGGCGAGCCAGGAAGAACGCGACCCCGAGGAGGAGCGGGAGGCAGACCAAACGCTGCCCGATGCGGTCGAAGGCGTCCGCCACCGGGTACTCGTAGGGGCCCTGGAACGTCCAGATGCTGGCCACCCACACGTCGAGACGCAGCAGCGGCCCCTGGCGCGCCAGGTCAGCGAAGATGGCCAGAACGGCGACGAAGAGGACGAGCGGAAGGAGACGCCAGGCAGACCGGCCCGCGGGCTCGTCTCGGTGAACCCCCTGGCGTCGGGCTTCCATGAAACCGCCGACTCCTCTCGCGATCGGTAACACGTGGATGGCGCGAGGGCCATCCATGACGAGTACCGACCATAGACGGAGTACGGCAGGTCACCACCCGGAACCTGCGACTCGACGAGCAGCGTTACGCAACTGTTCACGTCCGTCGCACCCGGTCGCCCCTCGCGCCCCCGCACCATCAGGGCGATGCGATGTCATCGTACCCAGAGTGGGACGGAGCCAGAGGCGGTCACAGTATGTGACCCGCGTCCGAAAGGTGACGACTCAGCGGGGCAGACGCCGCGCCGTCGGCGGCCCGGGACGTCGGGGATGGTTCGCGCGTGGACGCCCTCGAACGACCGGGACGGGGGTGGGTGCGGGCTGCTGCTCTTCCTCCTCGTCGTCCTGCTTGGCGGTGGCTCGCAGACCGGAACGCTGGAGCAGGCGCTGAATGGTGAGGTCACGCTGGTCAGGGTTGCCGACGTACCTGATGTCGCGCAGACCTTGTTCCTGGGCCGCGGACTCGAAGACGAAGTGGCCGTACCCGAGGATCCGGCCGATGAAGGGCTTGTCGACGGTGATGTCAAGGATTCGCGCGATGGGCGTCGTCGCGATCTTCTTGGTGAGGACGC contains the following coding sequences:
- a CDS encoding MarR family winged helix-turn-helix transcriptional regulator, with translation MARRRPLPFDPIEEAARQWAAHFGPDAALEPMRAVTSLMRVQQIVLRRLDEVLRRHDLTFARYEALVLLSFTRTGALPLGKMGERLQIHPTSVTSIVRRLERDGLVRRLPHPEDGRGVLAEVTPEGRAVVATTTKELVDMRFGLDPLDDESLATIHALLTTIRRDAGDFISREPAS
- a CDS encoding phosphatase PAP2 family protein is translated as MEARRQGVHRDEPAGRSAWRLLPLVLFVAVLAIFADLARQGPLLRLDVWVASIWTFQGPYEYPVADAFDRIGQRLVCLPLLLGVAFFLARRLGTIRPLVLAVGATLFLNFVVGVLKLASGRESPRTGGPELFVGDNVLFPSGHTANVVFVYGLTAALLVRYGHVPTRVRRALVVAVGLILVLMIVISVYRHTHWFSDLIAGAMIGGAVLQLSLDIDRGWSGVVRLVRRLSGPAWGVVQWGVAVVRRRVMPASPAHRTVLEPSEADRVSAHQERSLETPTGDPMSSTSKAASPPRSRLPRGRSGESSQREQVAGPHGRP
- a CDS encoding PH domain-containing protein, which gives rise to MSGPIRWLRRAIADPKIVRHLLADEGEVVVDEVRHHWVVYVVPMLECVVALALLVVMLKVPVDAAWIPFAAALVILVHAGWRALNEHMDRFVITNMRVFRVSGVLTKKIATTPIARILDITVDKPFIGRILGYGHFVFESAAQEQGLRDIRYVGNPDQRDLTIQRLLQRSGLRATAKQDDEEEEQQPAPTPVPVVRGRPRANHPRRPGPPTARRLPR